The genomic segment TGAGCCTGTCGGACCTGATGATGATCGTGATCCTGCCCTTCTTCATGATGGAGGTCACCATGGACAGGGTTTGGCTGTGGGGCCGCTTCCTCTGCAAGGTGACCAACCTCATCTATGTGATCAACATCTACAGCAGCACCTTCTTCCTGGCCTTCATGACCCTGGAGCGCTACCTGTCCCTCACCAGGCCAACGTTTCCAGCGTTCTTCCCCGTGGCGGGTCAGCGTCGCTGGGTGCTCTGCGGAGGCCTGTGGGCGTTCTCCTTCTTTCTGGCTCTGATGGAGAACGTCCACGTGGATCTCCTGGAGTGGGACGAGCCCGGCTGTTACATGATGCCTGAGTACAGCTACATCGAGTGGTTTGTCTCCGTGGCTTCCCTCAGCCTGCTCTTCCAGTTCCTGGGCCCCGCCGCAGTCATCATCACCTGCAACGTGCTTATCGCCCGAGCCGTTCAGAGGACGCCGGATGTGCAGAATCGGCGAGATGTGTGGCTGGTGCACGTGTACTCCCTGGTGTTTATCATGTGCTGGCTGCCGTACCACTTGGTCATGTTCCTGATGATCATAGATGACCTCGACCCCTACGCTTTCAGCTGCAACACGATGGAGGTCCTCTACTTCTCGTTTAGCGTGGTGCAGAGCCTGTCGCTTTTCCACTGCGTCGCCAACCCCATCCTCTACAACTTCCTGAGCAAGAGCTTCCGCAACAACCTGATGAACACCGTGTGGAACTACATCCCCAAACAGGGGGCGGAGGCAGACCAGGTGGGAGCGGGGAACCAGCCCAACGCTCACAACGGAGGCGGGGGAGGCATGGGGAAGCAGGGCAGGTTAAGTAACGCCAGCACCAGCCAGTCTGACATTGGATCGTAAGGAATGAAAGCTGACGTGAGAAAAGAGTCAGCTTCGGGAGTGAGACGTTTTCTAAGAGACGAGGAGAAGATTTGACAGAACTAAATCCAGTCTTGGTGCTTCAGAAGACCAGAGGCAAAGATTGAACAACGTATCGTCTCACTCTGGTCATAGACTCACTGTGCTGTTTCTTGTTATGTAAGAGATTACCAACATCACCCTCTCATAattaacttccttcctctttttttctttttaatcatgtATCCAACCACAATTTTAAACAGAGGCGAGCAGGAAATTCACAGGAActaaaggaagaagaagaggaatgtGTGTAAATAAGTCCGCTGTCTGTCCAGTGCCAGATTAAAGCAACCCTCATATCTTTATAAATATCTTGCAAATGTTGTAATGTAACTGAATAGACCGCTGTTGCATTTCATAACAAATCCTGCAGGTAAACATTGGCTCAGATTGCCTGATGCTCATCTGTCTCTGGTTGCTGCTGTCATCTAGTTTGTGCTGTAACTTGGTTACCTGTTAACATGCAATAAAACTCCCTGAAACATTGTTTGTATCCATGTAAGCTGAGAAAGCTGAGTTGACTTCTGTACTTTGTTATCATGACGTCAGAGCCtggcaatgaaaaaaaaaaaaactgggctACGTGCATGTTTGGAAgcttaatgtgtttattttacagagCCAGATCGCTGCTCTGGCACTTGGCTAATCTCACTGCTTGCTGTCGCTGTTGGTCTCTTATTACTGCAACATCAATTCCTGGAATGTGTCATGTTCAAGATTTACaataagaaaaaggaagaggggGTGTCAGCCCACAGATAGCACAATGGCAGGAAGAGACTGTTCTCTCAAAGGGCAAAGGTCACGAGCCCCTGGAAGCAGGAGGTTCATAATACGATGCAGAATTCTGCTAATTCCACTGAAATTGTGATGGATGTTTTTGTGGTTCAGGACGTTGTGAAAGGTCGTccaaaacagattaaaaaccaGGTGTGAGAACAGTCTTCTTAGAGgcatttatttcattcttttcaaaatctaaaacaacattttaaaaaggccaACATAGTTTTTATACAGAAATTTAGATGTATAAAGCCGTATAAACAATAAATAGTTGCACTATTATCATAAATATGAGGTAAGACACAAATAAttacacacaaatgtgtagatGGGCACTTAAATATCATGTTTCTACAGCACGACATACTTCACATGCTCCAGACAAGTGAATGCAGCATGTCACTAAATGGCATAATCTGAAAGCATTCATAAAGATGCTTCTTCACTGCTGATATAACACcaacaaacatgttttcatgGTTTAAATGACAAAGACAAATTACCACTTTTAACTTTCATGTGGCCAcgtacattatattacattgtaTTTTGCAAAAACGCGCGAAAAATGAAGCTTTACAGGACACATAAAAAATTGTAGTGTGTGAAAATAGTGATTGCAAAAATAGGAAAATAAATTTCTATGCTACAATGAGGTGCTACTTTAATAAGTGTAATGTATCAATCACGGACATAAAAACCTATCCTGATATTTAAGTTGTAAAGATACAGACTTGTTTAGGGGTCGATGTCTCTCCCTTTGTCACTGACACAAGACAGGATACAGTGCCACCAAGTGGCTTCTCTTTATCTTAGTTCAAAGAGACTAAAACCTACAAACAGGTCGACTCAGTGAACAGCATCTGACGGATTAAATGTCGACTACATTCTACAAGTCTAAGTCTATTATATGCAGTATATGGTCCACGACAACCAGACACAGAGGAGGTGTCAGAGAGAGGCGACACACAGTCTATCAGGTGTCCACAGTGGGCAGCGGTTCTTTAGAGTGATCATTGTACATGAAGGTCTGCTCGATGTTGAAGTCCGGAGGCAGGTGGTCCTTGTGGAGCTCCATATGTGACGACACCAGCTTCAGCGTGGAGAAGTAAAGGCCGCAAACGGTGCAGCGGTACATCAGAGCTCCGGCGTGCGTCTTCAGGTGGCAGATCATGGTGGAGCGGCCTCTGAAGAAGCGCAGGCAGACTTTGCATTGGTAGGGTTTCTCCCCGGTGTGGATGCGGAGGTGATAGGTGAACTCCCCCGAGTGGGCGAAACGCTTCCCGCAATAGCGACATCTGTACCATTTCCCACGAACGCCCGCAGCTCCGACTCCCCCGTCCTGCCCAGAGCTCCCGTTGGTCAGGACCCCGGAGGTCAAGCTGTGTGTCGGCCCATGAAAAAACTTATCTGTTAAGCCGAAGCCCATTCCCATACCCAAACCCAGGTTGCTCATTTTCGCAAGGCCGCCAACGTCccgaggagaggaggaggagcaggaagacgGAGGGCAATCCAGAGACTGATCGGCTTTACGTTTACCCAACCAGCTCTGACCCgggcctcctcctccaccccccagGGACTCGGTGGTGTGCAGGTTGAGGTGATACTGAAAGGCAGAGGAGGAGCGGAAAGTCTGTGGGCAAAGAAAGCAATGCAGCTCCTCCATTCCCGccaatcctcctcctcctcccatgaCTCCATCTGCCCCGACTCTGTAAGCCCTGAGCACCGAGCGCTCCCTCTCCTTCGCCGCCGCCTCCTCAGCGTGTGCGGTCATGTGTCTGTCCAGCATGTGGCGCTCTACGAAGCAGCGGGCGCAGTGCGGGCAGGTGAAGACGGGCAAGGAGAGGTGGGCGAGGGCGTGCCACAGCAGAGAGCACAGGGAGAGCTGGGGGAGGTGACACACGCCGCAGCACAGGCTCTGAGGACACACGTGGCTCAACAGGTGGTCTCTAACGGTCTGTGAAGGAGGTgggacacaaacatgaatgtgagaatttaaaatgaaagcagcagGTGTAACAGTTGGTTAAAGAGTAAATTCATATTCTCATTTTTTTGTCCATGTTACTATCAGATGGCTCTTTGGGAGAGTTGGACCCTCATCTCAAAATGAATCACACAGTATGTCGAGACGTCTGCTGTTTGTATCGTTTGTACCAGAGAACCGATTTCACCATGTTCATGTGAGAAAAGCCATGCATGTTTATTAGACTCAgtgcttatttatttactgcCTTCATCTAAAGAATAACAGAACACCAACGTTGTagtgaaaaacagtgaaaaaagcccaaagtgacatcatcaaatttCTCATTTAATCCAaaaacttttaatttgttctgaTAGAAAACATAAAATTATCACATTTTGAGAGTTGGGGCTAAGAGATGTTTGGCAATGGTGCCtgaaaagagacaaataatCATCTATATAGATCTAAATAGATTATTTTGGTAAAAGAAAATTGGCAACtaattttgtattatatttttacacagaCATAAAATCACCTTTCAGTCATTTACAAGTGTTGACTCACATCCAGCAGCTGGACAGAAGCttcaaatgaataataatgtttctCTGTAACTGCCGGATGTGGAAATAAGTGACTGTTTACTGACgagttcaacatatcaacttaaaagtcAGTGTCATTGTTtacccaagtggccaaaaatacCAGTTAAAGGAAGTTGAAGTTAAATAAACGGAAACATTTAGTTACTGTGTCTGTGAACAGCAGCTGACTCTTTATGGATGATGTTAAAATACTTagacattcattttctgtagtaaaaagaaaatgaactcATATTTATGTagcaacaatttaaaaaaaaatgactttcaaTAACTATTTTTTTGGACCTGATTTACTCTGACATGCTCCAACCCTGATAATAAGTTTATATATGTTCACTGACCTGGAAGTCCTTGCTGAGGGTTTTGGTGCACACGGCACACTGCAGCTCGGCGCTCTGACCCTGGCCGCTGTTGGTCAGCGCCCCCTGCGGCAGCGTGTAGCTAGAAGCTGTCTGACGGTGGTGACGCAGCAGTTTGTTTTGGCTGCAGAACTGCAGGTGGCACATCTCACAGGTGAAGAGCTGCACGCCCACGTGGGTGAGGGAGTGGGTGACCCCGGCGGCTCGGTCCGGGAACGAGGCCCCGCACACTCTGCACAGCCCCAGCTCCGTTAGGTGGCTCTCGCCGTGTCGTCTGATGGCTGCCGGGTCCGCAGGAAGAGGCGCCGCGCAGGCTTTACAGGACAGCATGTTGCACGCCatctggaggagagaagaacgtTACTTCTGTTCTTTGACCGATGTTCACCTGAATTATTTAATTGCTGACAAACACCAACATTACCTGGTTGCTTGAGTTCCCTCCCTCTCCGTTCTCCACATACACAaggtcatcttcatcatcctcttcgTCTGCCTCCTCCATGAAGTTCTCATCGTCGCTCAGCTCGATGATCTCACCCGCCAGCTgcctccactgctcctcctctgtgccCTCCATCGTACCGTTTCCTTGCAgcacctccctctcctcctcattctctccttcctccacctctccgAACATCAGCCTGCCGTCTCTGTGCACGTCCACCACGCCGCCCTCCACCGACCCAACCTGCAGGCTGCCGACCGGCTCTCCTGAGGATGACGTTGGGGCGCAGGCCTCCGCTCCGAGCTGAGCCGAAGAGTCGGGGAAGGAGCAGGAGTCAGACGGCGCAGGGTCGCTGCTCCGGGGCAAAGAGCTGCCTACGCTCTCTGAAACCATCATCCGTCCATCTCTGCCACCTTCCTCACAGCTGCCTCCtgcaacctcctcctcctcctcctcttccagccCCTGCTCAGTCTTCAGCTGCAGCACTGGCCCCGGAGGCAGCACGCCGTCACTCTGAGTGGAGTGGCTGCTGGTTAAAATATGATCTGCTGCCATATGCCCATAGCCTATATGAGACTGGAGGTCTTCTGCCTTCAGATCAAGAGACAGAGCCCCGCTGTGAGCTTCACGGCCCGTCCTGGCTGCCCTGGCTTGGAAAAGAGGCGAGGGAGCGGCAGCAGGGGTCGGGGCGGCAGACGGACCAGCTGACGATgacagagaggagcaggaggcgGCAGAGGAACACACAGACGGCGCCGATACTGAAGCAGCACTGACAGCAGCCACCgtggaagcagcagcagcagcggcggcggcaaCCATGCTCGAGTCCAGGAGGTCTCTGGGACTGCTGGCTTTACTGCTCGCCGACACAGACGCCTGCAGATCAGGGAAGGTGGCATGACAGGCCTTCACCAGTTCACTAACCCCCAACCTCTCAGCCAGCTCGTACAGAACCCCGACATCTATGAGATCGGTCAGGATTTCCCCCGTGTAGACGAACGTCAGCACCTTCTCAAAGTTAGCCGGGGATATAAACTCCAAAGAGAAGGCTGTGGTGGACGCGGTCGGCGCCCGGGCAAACAGGTTGCGGAAGTACGTCCCGGCGCAGGCCAGCACGGCACGGTGAGCTGCAAATGTGCGGTTGCCGACCTGGAGGAACACATCACAGTACTGGCGGGATTGGCGGCAGCGGTTGAGCTCAGTGAGAAGGCTGGCAGCGTGGCCAGGACCCTGCAGCCGGATCCTCAtccctgctgctgcagctcctggtgTGCTACAGTCCGACTGAGGGGAGAAATAAGAGACTGTCACTGAggcagaagagaggacagagatgTGTGAAACATGCTGTAACAGTCAGATtagtctttctctctttgctttgaacagaaaacacatcactcctgtcctggCTCAATTACACTGGCTCCGTTAAAGAAATCAATTTAAAGTTTTGTTAATAACTTTCAAATCTGTACATGATCTGGCTCCACTTTACATCGCTGAACTCCTCACACCTTATCCTGCACTAAGATCCCTCAGATCTACAAATCAGATGTTATTACAGGTTTGAAACTAAAGGAGATCACACTGCTTGTGCTGTTGTAGGCCCAACgtctcattttaaaaagcttttaaaaacccACCTGTACAGACATTTCAGTCATCATTATAATGTTgtatatttgctgctttttgttgttttatttattgtttaatattCCATCTATTTATGCTTGattattgtatgtattgtatgtttctgtgtatctgattatgttaatattatattatgtgaAACACCTTGTAATTTCACTTTGGagaggtgctatacaaataaagttttttattATAACTATAATTACTGTGTATTCATCAATATATTATAGTTATGGTTATATTTCTAGTCTCTATACTatatgtattgtttatttttctatatatttctgTAGTCATTGTGTATAATTTAGCCTGTTTTTGTATTGTGGCTGCTGTAACATgttaataaagtatctatctatctatctatcatatattcTAAGTGTTAAAGAAGTGAgtgtattaattattaatgaaaGCAGGAATATTTTTAAGCTTGgtgtaaacaaacagaaacagaaacattttaacCCCCTACAAATAAATCCTGCTGAGCTTCACCAGTGTTTATCAGACTCTCACTTCACATCTTAATACATTGATCATAACAACAGAAGCAGATTATTCACTCTCAGACAGTCCAGacacattataataattaataaatatgcTCACTAACAGCTTAATAtctcacattaaacacatttaaaatcctCTCCTGGTTAACAGAAGAGCCTCCTTTATATCGTGACAGTTTCTTACCCATTAAAAGACGGTTTTATCTGTGTTTTACTcctttgtttctcttctgtttttcttctccgGTGTCAACTGATTAGAAACCTTCTTCATCGTCTGTCGCGCTGTGATGACGTAGAACAACAAGACAGCAGCGCACAGGCGCCTCCTACCGGCAGGTTAGTGTCACtgcagttaaataaataaataaataaataaaatatacatcCTCCTGCTTTTGTAGAGCTACCAAAGTGCTTTATTAATGTATCCACACTCAGAACACacttatttaatctttatttatttatttttaatgtattaactTACTTATTGTCTTCAGTTCTTTGAGGGGGTTTGtagttaataaattaataatatgaatttgtattcatatataaagcaattgaataaataaaaaatacatctcCTGCATTTGTAGAGCTACCACAGTGCTTTATTAATGCATCCATACTCAGAACACacttatttaatctttatttatttattcagttgtAATGTATTAACTTCCTTATTATCTTCAGTTCTTTGAGGGGTTTTGtagttaataaattaataatatgattttttatccatatatgtatgtatatatatatatatgtatatatatatatgcaaggcagctttatttgtgtagcacatttcatacccaggggcaACTGGGTGTGTCAGGGgtcaaatgtaactgtaattcATTACATCTACTGAGAAAATATGTGTAATTCAATTAAGATAAGTTAAGATAAGGTGCATAtttattgatcccccttgggagaaattcataaaataaaataaaatactatacaataaacaatctctgtgtaaataaatctgcactatatataaatgtgcaatatgcagaagttgctgagattatatacatgagtgcaatgttcctgggatttacagtaaggacagcatcagtcttttcTAGTGGGAGacactgggaggtactgggagctgtggtgttgtacagtctgatggtcTGCAAGAGCTCCCCGAGTGCTTTGAGGTACGTGGCTGGATGattgtgtgatttatttttacaacTTTACAACAACTAAGTGTGTTTTagttagtgtataatcacctgaaaatgagaattattgtgttttcgttaccttagaatgagtcctttatatctacatcGGGAGCAGGTCTTCATTCATGGAGgccgccatgttgcaccgccatgtttctacagtagcccagaagggtcaaaccaaacactggctctagagaggggcTGTCTCGTTTTCATTACAGTTTCTTTTACAAGCTTCACAGGtacgaggagaggaggagggagggtatTCAGTCAGTTCTAGATATCACTAAATtgtacacactggtcctttaaagggaaaaaatgaTAACTTTATCTTCACTAATCAAAAGTCTACTTTGGAATTGTTACTTTACTGATCGTCTACAGTCAAGCTGCTTTAGTTTGGAAAAATACATCTTTATCTTTTCCAAATCAGCGAATATGACTGCTGCTGTCAAAATGTTATattcagtctttctttgagcTGAtatcaaacaatatattttatgtagACTTGAATGTACCAACACTAAAATGTccaaacatataacatattca from the Scomber japonicus isolate fScoJap1 chromosome 4, fScoJap1.pri, whole genome shotgun sequence genome contains:
- the gpr182 gene encoding G-protein coupled receptor 182, which encodes MSAHEHNHSDFLNGTPWFVYECTIELDADYRRIALFLLYLFIFMVGLLENLLVIWVNWRRRHTANGVLFCIINVSLSDLMMIVILPFFMMEVTMDRVWLWGRFLCKVTNLIYVINIYSSTFFLAFMTLERYLSLTRPTFPAFFPVAGQRRWVLCGGLWAFSFFLALMENVHVDLLEWDEPGCYMMPEYSYIEWFVSVASLSLLFQFLGPAAVIITCNVLIARAVQRTPDVQNRRDVWLVHVYSLVFIMCWLPYHLVMFLMIIDDLDPYAFSCNTMEVLYFSFSVVQSLSLFHCVANPILYNFLSKSFRNNLMNTVWNYIPKQGAEADQVGAGNQPNAHNGGGGGMGKQGRLSNASTSQSDIGS
- the LOC128357044 gene encoding zinc finger and BTB domain-containing protein 39, with translation MRIRLQGPGHAASLLTELNRCRQSRQYCDVFLQVGNRTFAAHRAVLACAGTYFRNLFARAPTASTTAFSLEFISPANFEKVLTFVYTGEILTDLIDVGVLYELAERLGVSELVKACHATFPDLQASVSASSKASSPRDLLDSSMVAAAAAAAASTVAAVSAASVSAPSVCSSAASCSSLSSSAGPSAAPTPAAAPSPLFQARAARTGREAHSGALSLDLKAEDLQSHIGYGHMAADHILTSSHSTQSDGVLPPGPVLQLKTEQGLEEEEEEEVAGGSCEEGGRDGRMMVSESVGSSLPRSSDPAPSDSCSFPDSSAQLGAEACAPTSSSGEPVGSLQVGSVEGGVVDVHRDGRLMFGEVEEGENEEEREVLQGNGTMEGTEEEQWRQLAGEIIELSDDENFMEEADEEDDEDDLVYVENGEGGNSSNQMACNMLSCKACAAPLPADPAAIRRHGESHLTELGLCRVCGASFPDRAAGVTHSLTHVGVQLFTCEMCHLQFCSQNKLLRHHRQTASSYTLPQGALTNSGQGQSAELQCAVCTKTLSKDFQTVRDHLLSHVCPQSLCCGVCHLPQLSLCSLLWHALAHLSLPVFTCPHCARCFVERHMLDRHMTAHAEEAAAKERERSVLRAYRVGADGVMGGGGGLAGMEELHCFLCPQTFRSSSAFQYHLNLHTTESLGGGGGGPGQSWLGKRKADQSLDCPPSSCSSSSPRDVGGLAKMSNLGLGMGMGFGLTDKFFHGPTHSLTSGVLTNGSSGQDGGVGAAGVRGKWYRCRYCGKRFAHSGEFTYHLRIHTGEKPYQCKVCLRFFRGRSTMICHLKTHAGALMYRCTVCGLYFSTLKLVSSHMELHKDHLPPDFNIEQTFMYNDHSKEPLPTVDT